The DNA region aactaacctagtttgttcatttattcccaaaataacctagtttactattcaaactcaaactcagtttttttatttttttttttatttttttttttacatttcaaatttattatatatatatagatatatatatttaaattattatttatataaactaaattatttatattttgatatatattttaaattattatttatattttgatatataatttaaattattttttataaatttaattatttatattttaatatatatatatatatttacatttcaaatttattatatatatatatatatatatatatatgtggcaGTATGATTTTCATCcccacaaatttttttttttactattcaaattattatttatatttattgggttgtcttttattaaaataattttgacaacttttcattcaaattattatttatatttattgggttgtcttttaattaaataattttgataacttttcattttgatataatttcacaataaaatttttatcaatttttattgtgTTGTCTTCCTAAAAATATGTCTTAAGTTAATGaaccattaaatatttatattaaaatataaaaaattaaattataaaaaaataatttaaattatatatcaaaatataaataattaaacttataaaaaataataatttaaaatatatatcaaaatataaataatttagtttatataaataataatttaaatatatatatatatatataataaatttaaaataaaaaataaaaaaactgagtttgaatagtaaacctggttagtttgggaataaatgaacaaactaggttagtttgggaaagtgaacgccaaacaaggttagtttgggaaactgtTCGGATTACTGCTTCAAATAGTTCAATcaatgttttatataataataataataaaaataaagtaatacaaaataacaaaaatctatccaattatttatacaataatagtcaaagtagagattaaaattcaaaatattgttttacatTTACAATTTGATCTTTACCTTTATTAggaaaaatacaattaaaataaacatctCTTAAGTcttaaattaagataattaaaataaatattaattactaattattCGGAAAATACTCACATTATTCACCAAAATtaggataaataaaaaaacggAAAAGGAGAACTGAGAGAGTGataagtgagaaaaaaaatagaataaaccCGAGTTGTAGGATTTTCGATCCAACCAATGGGTTAACCTAACCCACGGTTTAACTGATCTAATTACATTTCATCACCTCAACCCGATTTGACTATGAGTTTAATAATCAACAAAAATGACTtgggattaaaaaaaattataaaaatgctTAAATGGCATCCAGTCATCATGCACTTATGTAAAAAATTACCGCCATTACTGTATTTTAGATTAACcttataaatttgacacttttacTAAAGTCGTACGAATggaaaatatgttattattccCATATAACATGCATCATCTGACTTGTAACCATATATAATCATGGTTGGCAGGCCTTTATTTATAGTAGCAACAAAACAGTCATTCATAAAAGGGAAGCACTGAAGCTAACGTACACATagatataagatatatattaaagcGAGCAATTAATTAAGAAGGAAGGAAGGCAGGCAGGCATGCATGCTTGCAGATAAAGTAGTATTGACGGGATTAGGGAATTCCGCCAGCAACTCCAGGAATAGGAATCTCAAAACCAGGGTTATTGACGACGGTGTCATCTCCCCCCGGAATGTATTGGTGGCTTGCTCCGGCGCTGTTGTCGCCGAATCCGGTGCCGCCAAGACCGCCGCCACTGTTTCCAGTGATTGGGTTGTAATTAAAAGGGTCTTGGCCGGGCCTAGGAAGCATGAAACGGCCAACTCCAGGGACGAGATAGCTTCCATCACCGTCTATGAAGGAATCAGGGTTAAGTTTAGCGTCGACTTTTTTGGGGGTCTCCCGTCCAGCTTGGGCTAGAACCATGATATTGCTGGATACGAAGAGGAAACCTAACAAAAAGGATTGaaatttgttgttgttgttgttgtttcccattctttattttcttttaaattattaggaCAATGATAAGTGATAACGATGGGAAGAGGAAAGaccttttttatattaaaaagttttaCATGATACATTTTGATGACATACACACACACAGACAAGACAAGACATGATGCATGCATGCAGGCAGGCAAATGGGCATGGGGGCTTGGAAACATTAAATAGCCGTTGAAGGCGCTGGATCGAATTATTAAACATGGtatgagaattataaaatatgttaattaatccAACATTAATTGTCCAAATGTTGTAGATCgagaggaggaggagaagtATGTATAATATTGGCGGTGGTGGGTGGTGAGTCTTGTAATTTTGTATTAGTCTCGATCGATCGATCGTTCGTTCACTTACCAACTGCTTAAACGGCTGTTATTAAATGCTtgctattatattaataattaattaatttgggtaGCTTCCCTATgattatgaatgaatgaatacaCATTTCATCAACTTGTGTGGTTTTTCTTTAATGAAACAAAAccacattttaaaaattaatatgtatgTTTGGAAGAGGCAATAAGGTTTGTCTTGAGAGCCTAATATCAGTTTTCTGAAGGTTgttgtttttgattttttttgttatagacACAGACAGACAGAGGAAaaggaatgaatgaatgaaggaatggaacattatatatttatatcatcgATGATCAGTAGAACAAAAGATTGTATGCCGGCAAATCTTGCATCCGCTGTACATCTTCCAAACAGAGCTCCCTCTCCAGCTGAATTCTTGTGACCCTTAGAACCTCCTGGAAAatcaacaatattaatattataaacaataaacaacAAACAACAAACCACAAAGTGACATGTACGTTGAATTCCATGTAGGAAGCGCGCATGGCCAGCCACTGAGCGTCCATCATCGCAAATGCTATGCAGTATAGATTGTCAAATGCTTCTTCGTCTTCTGCAGcacaaatattcaaattaatcaattatctAGGACTTAACATGTTAAATTATCTATCTGTATAATAATTAACTAACCTCCTAATAATTTCGCAAAATTGATTGCCGAAGGACATTTGGGTTTCTCTGCAGCAAAGACAAGAACAACAACAAGAACAccaagttaattaattaattagttgtttattaattttgaagtgAACTGAACCTGAACACAAATCCAGCATCTGGATCAACATGAATGAGACGTTAATGCCCGCCACAGCA from Impatiens glandulifera chromosome 5, dImpGla2.1, whole genome shotgun sequence includes:
- the LOC124939742 gene encoding putative cell wall protein, whose protein sequence is MGNNNNNNKFQSFLLGFLFVSSNIMVLAQAGRETPKKVDAKLNPDSFIDGDGSYLVPGVGRFMLPRPGQDPFNYNPITGNSGGGLGGTGFGDNSAGASHQYIPGGDDTVVNNPGFEIPIPGVAGGIP